One stretch of Priestia megaterium DNA includes these proteins:
- a CDS encoding carbohydrate ABC transporter permease, whose protein sequence is MLKRNKLTPYLYLLPAFAFLLLVYIPIFQNIWDSLYEWSTFSPDKVFVGIDNYVHLFKDPVFYQALKNNILYAVISIIFQVGGGLIVAAVLEDKLIRKFSPFFRTVYFLPVVVSMTVIALLFTFFYNPEVGLLNQVLKMIGLDSLAKPWLGDSNTAIYAVIAVSQWQSIGYIAMLYVVAIQKISPELYEAAEIDGANKFKMFFHITVPQTKEMTFVAVILTLTGAFTVFNEPYILTGGGPGTSSEVLSTYLYKTAFSKDMMGYASSIATVILIITLLISLVQMKAFKTGKEDA, encoded by the coding sequence ATGTTAAAACGCAATAAGCTAACCCCTTATTTATATCTTCTTCCTGCTTTTGCTTTTTTACTACTTGTGTATATCCCTATTTTTCAGAATATTTGGGATAGTCTTTATGAGTGGAGCACATTTTCACCAGACAAAGTTTTTGTAGGAATAGATAATTATGTGCACTTATTTAAAGACCCTGTCTTTTATCAGGCACTCAAAAATAATATTCTTTATGCGGTCATTTCAATTATTTTTCAAGTGGGTGGCGGTCTAATTGTGGCTGCCGTTTTAGAAGATAAACTTATTCGAAAGTTTTCTCCTTTTTTTCGAACGGTTTATTTTTTACCAGTAGTCGTTTCGATGACCGTTATTGCCTTATTGTTTACTTTTTTTTACAACCCTGAAGTAGGGCTTTTAAATCAAGTGCTCAAAATGATCGGATTAGACTCATTGGCAAAACCTTGGCTAGGAGACAGTAATACGGCTATTTATGCAGTTATTGCTGTATCTCAGTGGCAATCTATCGGCTATATCGCCATGCTATATGTTGTAGCGATACAAAAAATCTCACCTGAATTGTATGAAGCAGCTGAAATAGACGGCGCTAATAAATTTAAAATGTTCTTTCATATTACTGTACCGCAAACAAAAGAAATGACATTTGTTGCTGTTATTTTAACACTCACTGGTGCTTTTACAGTATTTAATGAACCTTATATTTTAACTGGAGGCGGACCGGGTACATCATCTGAAGTCCTAAGTACGTATTTGTACAAAACAGCCTTTTCGAAAGATATGATGGGCTACGCTTCTTCAATTGCTACTGTCATTTTAATTATTACGCTGTTGATTTCTCTTGTTCAAATGAAAGCATTTAAAACAGGAAAGGAAGACGCTTGA
- a CDS encoding MarR family winged helix-turn-helix transcriptional regulator, with amino-acid sequence MTKSKLYQAVELFEEVLFVGTEVIHREISHNLFEHVSRQQFDLLNSLMIKGPSSPGSLAVLQGVHKSAISNRIKKLLEKGLVEWDTNELESDKRSKLIKITAEGEKVINDGNAACFSIIENLFDDVEEEKIDTFIEILTMAKEKLTTKGESKQ; translated from the coding sequence GTGACAAAAAGCAAGTTATATCAAGCTGTAGAACTTTTTGAAGAAGTGCTGTTTGTAGGAACAGAAGTAATTCATAGAGAGATCAGCCATAACCTCTTTGAACATGTCTCTAGGCAGCAGTTTGATTTGTTAAATAGTTTAATGATCAAAGGTCCATCTTCACCTGGCAGTCTTGCTGTCTTGCAAGGTGTTCATAAAAGTGCCATTTCGAATCGAATCAAAAAACTGCTCGAAAAAGGGCTCGTGGAGTGGGACACTAACGAACTAGAAAGTGATAAACGTTCTAAGCTTATTAAGATTACGGCTGAAGGAGAAAAGGTAATAAATGACGGAAATGCCGCGTGTTTTAGTATCATTGAGAATTTGTTTGATGATGTAGAAGAAGAAAAAATAGATACATTTATTGAAATTCTTACAATGGCAAAAGAAAAGTTAACTACAAAAGGGGAAAGCAAACAATGA
- a CDS encoding amino acid permease, which produces MGKLFKKKSIEQLLEQSQNKSLVKTLGAFDLTLLGIGAVIGTGVLVLTGLVAANDAGPAVIFSFILASIVCGFAALCYAEFASTIPVSGSVYTYTYATIGEVVAHLMGWTLLSVYLLTMSAVANGWSSYFNNFLEGFGFSLPKELITIPANGGLVNLPAICITLLITWLLSRGTKESKKVNNFMVLVKLFIILLFIIVGAFYVKPSNWTPFMPYGIEGVVTGGAAVFFAFLGFDALSTSAEEVKNPQRNLPIGIISSLVVCTIIYVAVCLVMTGVVSYKELNVPEAMAYVLHSVGQNAVAGVIAAGAVIGIMAVIFAYIYAATRILFSMSRDGLLPKVFAKTNEKTGVPTLSTWLVGIIGALISGFIDLKELANLANIGALLTFGMVGVSIIILRKTHPTLKRGFTMPFVPVLPILSVLSCLFLMINLPKTTWLYFSIWIVLGIFVYVGYSRKHSRLTSKEMKKAS; this is translated from the coding sequence ATGGGAAAACTATTTAAAAAGAAGTCAATCGAGCAATTATTAGAACAAAGTCAAAACAAATCTCTAGTCAAAACATTAGGAGCATTCGATTTGACTCTTCTTGGTATTGGAGCCGTAATAGGAACAGGGGTTTTAGTATTAACAGGCTTAGTAGCTGCTAACGATGCTGGGCCAGCCGTTATTTTTTCTTTTATATTGGCTTCTATTGTATGCGGTTTTGCAGCGCTGTGCTATGCGGAATTTGCTTCAACTATACCTGTATCTGGGAGCGTTTACACCTATACATATGCAACTATTGGAGAAGTAGTAGCACACTTAATGGGCTGGACGTTGCTTTCCGTCTATTTATTAACAATGTCAGCAGTAGCAAATGGATGGTCTTCTTATTTTAACAATTTTTTAGAAGGCTTTGGTTTTTCACTGCCAAAAGAATTGATTACGATCCCTGCAAATGGAGGTCTAGTGAACCTTCCTGCTATTTGTATTACACTTCTTATTACATGGCTGCTTTCAAGAGGAACAAAAGAAAGTAAAAAAGTGAATAACTTTATGGTGCTTGTTAAATTATTTATTATCCTTCTCTTTATTATTGTAGGGGCTTTTTATGTGAAGCCGTCTAATTGGACTCCTTTTATGCCTTATGGAATTGAAGGTGTTGTTACAGGGGGAGCGGCCGTATTTTTTGCTTTCTTAGGCTTTGATGCTCTATCTACATCAGCAGAAGAAGTAAAGAACCCGCAGCGCAATTTGCCCATTGGAATTATTAGTTCACTCGTGGTCTGCACGATTATTTATGTAGCAGTATGCCTTGTTATGACTGGAGTTGTTTCATACAAGGAGCTGAATGTTCCAGAAGCAATGGCCTATGTTCTTCATTCAGTAGGACAAAATGCAGTGGCAGGAGTTATTGCTGCAGGAGCTGTCATTGGAATCATGGCTGTTATTTTCGCCTACATTTATGCAGCAACACGCATTTTATTCTCGATGAGCCGCGACGGCTTGCTGCCAAAAGTATTTGCCAAAACAAATGAGAAAACAGGAGTACCGACTCTTTCTACTTGGCTAGTAGGGATTATCGGAGCGTTAATTTCAGGATTTATTGATCTGAAAGAACTTGCAAATTTAGCAAATATCGGAGCTCTTTTAACTTTCGGCATGGTGGGCGTCAGCATTATCATCTTACGCAAAACGCACCCAACTTTAAAACGTGGATTTACAATGCCGTTTGTCCCGGTTTTACCAATTTTATCTGTATTATCTTGTTTATTTTTAATGATTAATCTTCCTAAAACAACATGGCTGTATTTTAGCATATGGATTGTGCTTGGTATATTTGTGTATGTCGGTTACTCTCGTAAACACAGTCGATTAACAAGCAAAGAAATGAAAAAAGCAAGTTAA
- the thrS gene encoding threonine--tRNA ligase, whose translation MSKQMEAEKRNHQKLGQELELFMSMEEAPGMPFFLPNGMIVRNELENYWKQKHYKAGYQEIKTPIMMKQELWEQSGHWEHYHENMYFSNVDKQNYAIKPMNCPGAILLFNSKRRSYRELPIRYAELGLVHRHELSGSLNGLLRVRSFTQDDAHLFVEISQIEAEISRILAFIHDFYSHFGFDYKVELSTRPKKFMGDIETWNQAEKSLQSVLSKKGLDYQLNEGDGAFYGPKIDFHILDSLGRSWQCGTVQLDFLMPEKFDCMYIGEDNKPHRPVMIHRAIYGSVERFMAILIEHYEGQFPLWLAPVQLKLLPIAPPHVEYAYKVKHELELKGYRVEVDDRIEKIGLKIREAEMLKVPYMAVIGDKEVENESLAMRKHGKENIGAVSVKEAAGHLNKEMNSNGIY comes from the coding sequence ATGTCAAAACAAATGGAAGCAGAAAAACGAAATCATCAAAAGTTAGGTCAAGAACTGGAGCTGTTTATGTCGATGGAAGAAGCTCCTGGTATGCCGTTTTTCTTACCTAACGGAATGATTGTTCGAAATGAGTTAGAAAATTACTGGAAACAAAAACATTACAAAGCAGGCTATCAAGAAATAAAAACACCCATTATGATGAAACAGGAGCTCTGGGAACAATCAGGGCACTGGGAGCACTATCATGAGAATATGTATTTTTCAAATGTTGACAAACAAAACTATGCGATTAAACCGATGAATTGTCCGGGAGCTATTTTATTGTTCAACAGCAAGCGAAGGAGCTACCGAGAACTTCCGATTCGATACGCAGAGCTTGGATTAGTTCATCGTCACGAGCTTTCTGGGTCTTTAAACGGATTGCTAAGAGTCCGGTCATTCACACAGGACGACGCTCATTTATTCGTAGAAATCAGTCAGATCGAAGCTGAGATTAGCCGCATTCTAGCGTTTATCCATGACTTTTACTCACATTTTGGCTTCGATTACAAAGTGGAGCTATCCACACGTCCTAAAAAATTCATGGGAGATATTGAAACATGGAACCAAGCAGAAAAGTCGCTTCAATCTGTGTTAAGTAAAAAAGGCTTAGACTATCAGCTGAATGAAGGAGACGGAGCTTTTTATGGGCCGAAAATCGATTTTCATATTTTAGATTCCTTAGGTCGCAGCTGGCAGTGCGGAACAGTTCAGCTTGATTTCTTAATGCCAGAGAAGTTTGACTGTATGTATATTGGAGAAGACAATAAACCTCATCGTCCCGTAATGATTCACCGCGCTATATACGGTTCCGTTGAACGATTTATGGCCATCTTGATTGAACATTATGAAGGTCAATTTCCTCTTTGGTTAGCTCCTGTTCAACTCAAACTATTGCCTATTGCACCGCCGCATGTGGAATATGCATATAAAGTGAAACACGAGCTGGAGTTAAAAGGGTATCGTGTTGAAGTGGATGATCGTATTGAAAAAATAGGGCTGAAAATTCGAGAAGCCGAAATGCTGAAAGTTCCTTATATGGCCGTGATAGGAGATAAGGAAGTGGAAAATGAATCGCTTGCCATGCGAAAGCACGGAAAGGAAAATATTGGAGCAGTAAGTGTGAAAGAAGCAGCTGGACACTTGAACAAAGAAATGAATTCAAACGGAATCTATTGA
- a CDS encoding SIS domain-containing protein, which translates to MSKTVVNVKSDVQAVLNELKSKQIRNVFFVACGGSSAIMYPAKYVLDREAQHITSDLYSSNEFIHRNPQQLGKDSLVILCSMSGTTPETTEAAKFAKSKGAYAVALTNEPTSPLAHSADIFIKYEWGNDIDAFETNLGVLYQLVFGLLYVAEKNDKFAKLVTSLENLQSVYEKALEYEASNARKFAESHKSEPVIYTMASGSNYGAAYSFSICILMEMQWIHSHAIHAGEYFHGPFEIIDENVPFIILAGLDETRPLEERALSFSKRYGKKLTVLDAKAYDFEGIDKDVQGYIAPLVLNRVLRQYAEELAEARNHPLSKRRYMWKVEY; encoded by the coding sequence ATGAGCAAAACAGTAGTGAATGTAAAAAGTGATGTGCAAGCCGTATTAAACGAATTAAAAAGCAAGCAAATTCGTAATGTGTTTTTCGTCGCATGTGGAGGATCTTCTGCGATCATGTATCCAGCTAAGTATGTACTAGATCGAGAAGCTCAACATATTACATCCGATTTGTATAGCTCGAACGAATTTATCCACCGCAATCCGCAGCAGCTAGGAAAAGACTCCTTAGTTATTTTATGTTCCATGTCAGGAACAACTCCTGAGACTACAGAAGCAGCTAAGTTCGCTAAAAGCAAAGGCGCTTATGCTGTAGCCTTAACAAATGAACCTACTTCACCTTTAGCACACAGCGCAGATATTTTTATTAAGTATGAATGGGGCAATGATATCGATGCTTTTGAAACAAACTTAGGCGTTTTATATCAGCTTGTATTTGGTCTCTTATACGTAGCAGAAAAAAATGATAAATTTGCAAAGTTAGTTACTAGCTTAGAAAATCTACAGTCTGTTTATGAAAAAGCTCTAGAATACGAAGCGAGCAACGCAAGAAAATTTGCTGAATCACATAAGTCTGAACCGGTTATTTATACAATGGCCAGCGGATCGAACTATGGAGCAGCATATTCATTCAGCATCTGTATCTTGATGGAAATGCAGTGGATTCATTCTCACGCTATTCACGCCGGAGAGTATTTCCACGGTCCATTCGAAATTATTGATGAAAACGTACCGTTTATCATCCTAGCTGGACTAGATGAAACAAGACCTTTAGAAGAACGCGCCTTATCATTCTCTAAACGATATGGAAAGAAATTAACTGTTCTAGATGCAAAAGCATATGACTTCGAAGGAATTGATAAAGATGTGCAAGGGTATATTGCTCCTCTTGTATTAAACCGTGTACTGCGTCAGTATGCCGAAGAATTAGCCGAAGCACGCAATCATCCTTTAAGTAAAAGACGCTACATGTGGAAAGTAGAATATTAA
- a CDS encoding ABC transporter substrate-binding protein produces the protein MKKTNLILASLLSCSLMLGGCAGKQTSSDSDTGKTTLTFFHRWPKEPEKSYFEEVVKEFEKQHPDIDIKTEAVLNDSYKDKIKVMTGTNTPPDVYFSWSDEFARQFVRGNKALDLTSYYKKDSAWSSKLVQSQIKPYTVNKKIYGVPVTMDGKMFFYNKDIFDKLGLKAPTNWNELLNVLSVLKKKHYTALEFGSQDTWTISHYVGTLNQRMVKPDVLSKDYNSKTGTFTDKGYVKALEKLEELVPYFNKNTNSIDHEYARQQFSNGKAAMFYAETAEIKLFGPTKFKIGMFNFPKVEDGKGNATNLTGSPEGFMISSKTKHPKEAMEFLEFLTSKQMGEKLVKEVGKYSAVNDTANSSNSTPEQLEAVDNILQAKEMAPWFDMAIDARIADTYLTGAQLMLNGDKTPKEVMKDVQKVAASVRAESKK, from the coding sequence ATGAAAAAGACAAATTTAATCTTAGCCTCACTTTTAAGTTGTTCTTTAATGCTCGGGGGGTGTGCTGGAAAACAAACGTCTTCAGACTCAGACACAGGAAAGACAACATTAACATTCTTTCACAGATGGCCAAAAGAACCTGAAAAAAGCTACTTTGAAGAAGTTGTAAAAGAATTTGAAAAACAGCACCCTGATATTGATATTAAAACAGAAGCGGTCTTAAACGATTCGTATAAAGACAAAATTAAAGTTATGACAGGCACTAATACCCCTCCTGATGTGTACTTTTCTTGGAGCGATGAGTTTGCTAGACAATTTGTCAGAGGAAACAAAGCCTTAGATTTAACCTCATATTATAAGAAGGATTCAGCGTGGTCTTCCAAGCTTGTTCAATCTCAAATTAAACCATATACCGTTAATAAGAAAATTTACGGTGTTCCTGTCACAATGGATGGGAAAATGTTTTTTTACAACAAAGATATCTTCGATAAATTAGGATTAAAAGCGCCTACAAATTGGAACGAGCTACTAAATGTTTTAAGCGTGTTAAAAAAGAAGCATTATACAGCTTTAGAATTTGGAAGCCAGGATACATGGACCATTTCTCACTACGTAGGAACCTTAAATCAGCGCATGGTAAAGCCTGACGTTCTTTCAAAAGACTATAATTCAAAAACTGGGACATTTACGGATAAAGGCTATGTAAAAGCTCTAGAAAAATTAGAAGAATTAGTTCCTTACTTTAATAAAAATACAAATTCGATTGATCATGAATATGCAAGACAACAATTTTCAAATGGAAAAGCAGCTATGTTTTATGCTGAAACCGCTGAAATTAAGCTTTTCGGTCCAACGAAATTTAAGATTGGCATGTTTAATTTTCCTAAAGTAGAGGATGGAAAAGGAAATGCCACTAATTTAACTGGATCACCTGAAGGGTTTATGATTTCTTCTAAAACAAAGCATCCAAAAGAAGCGATGGAATTTCTTGAATTTTTAACATCAAAACAAATGGGTGAAAAGCTAGTAAAAGAGGTAGGGAAATACAGTGCAGTAAATGATACAGCTAACAGCAGTAATTCAACACCGGAGCAATTAGAAGCAGTAGATAATATTTTACAAGCCAAAGAGATGGCTCCATGGTTTGATATGGCAATCGATGCTCGAATTGCAGATACTTATTTAACAGGTGCTCAGCTTATGCTAAATGGTGATAAAACACCTAAAGAAGTAATGAAAGATGTACAAAAAGTTGCAGCGAGTGTTCGTGCTGAATCTAAAAAGTAA
- a CDS encoding MMPL family transporter, whose translation MKFIVKFKWVIAAFILALTVILMLTAPNLTKLASEKGQSQLPDDAVSSRASQILKDAGEDSNTISMVIKLDKALNKDSEKQIQKIIDKTEKIKGVKDVTTPLTDDQDVRNQLMSKDKKTILVPLTVSGSDEKVEKIADQIYDSVPKDVTAYVTGASLINQDFAHSSEEGLKKTEFITIFLILGLLLLVFRSVVTPFIPILIVGITYLISQSLLGLLVKNVDFPISTFTQTFLVAILFGIGTDYCILLLNRFREELANGHDKVEATITAYRTAGRTLFISGIAVFIGFAAIGFAKFAIFQSAVGVAVGVGVLLVILFTLLPLFMVTLGEKLFWPSKKVASHSDNKLWGFLGKKAVARPFVFLVITAIITVPFIVTYDSKVSFDSTAEISSDYKSIKGLKAISDALGEGKAFPVNVIIKGDKELTKADITPYLGNISKAIEKVDHVDSVMTITQPTGEKIDDLYVNSQLGSVSDGIKDAIKGIGDVEKGLSDVEKGLNQIADQTGSASKEKSGGLLAPAADGLAQINQQLQLVSTQLSTTGNVQQAVPQLVAISKQLTTIQTGLQQANENLSAQQGQVGTLSDSINQLAKGVNSANDGLTKISDGLTKAADMLDNMSDSPTVRDTGIYLPAEVMKDKGFKQSIDNYSFADGKGVKLSVVLDQNPYSEEAISTVKNIEKAVASEVVDTPFEHTEIVYGGVSSSNADLKDLSTTDLSRTMVIMMIGLFIVLTILFRSMIMPVYMIASLLLTYYTAMGISELLFVDIMGNDGISWAVPFFSFVILVALGIDYSIFLLDRFNEEVKSGVAEGMVTSMSKMGSVIITAAIILAGTFGAMMPSGVLTLVHVATVVIIGLLLYGLVILPLLMPAIVVTLGEGNWWPFLRKKEKYKVEE comes from the coding sequence ATGAAATTTATTGTGAAATTTAAATGGGTGATTGCTGCCTTTATTTTAGCTTTAACGGTTATATTGATGCTAACGGCACCGAATTTAACAAAGCTCGCAAGTGAAAAAGGACAGTCGCAGCTTCCCGACGATGCTGTTTCATCTAGAGCCAGCCAAATTTTAAAAGACGCCGGGGAAGACAGTAATACCATCAGCATGGTTATCAAGTTAGATAAAGCATTAAATAAAGATAGTGAGAAACAAATACAGAAAATCATTGATAAGACAGAGAAAATTAAAGGTGTAAAAGATGTCACAACGCCTTTAACAGATGATCAAGATGTTCGTAATCAATTAATGTCTAAAGACAAAAAAACCATTTTAGTTCCGCTTACTGTCAGTGGATCGGACGAAAAAGTTGAAAAAATAGCGGATCAGATTTATGACAGCGTACCAAAAGACGTTACCGCATATGTAACAGGTGCATCCCTTATTAATCAAGATTTTGCACACAGTTCAGAAGAAGGGTTAAAGAAAACCGAGTTTATTACCATCTTTTTGATTTTAGGTTTGCTTTTACTCGTTTTCCGTTCAGTAGTGACCCCGTTTATTCCTATTTTAATTGTGGGAATCACCTACTTAATCAGTCAATCGTTACTAGGGCTTTTAGTTAAAAATGTAGATTTTCCAATCTCAACGTTTACGCAAACGTTCTTAGTAGCTATTTTGTTTGGAATTGGTACGGATTACTGCATTCTTTTACTTAATCGTTTCCGTGAAGAATTGGCAAACGGACATGATAAAGTAGAAGCCACAATCACAGCTTACCGTACAGCAGGAAGAACGCTATTTATCAGTGGAATTGCCGTATTTATTGGGTTTGCGGCCATCGGATTTGCCAAGTTTGCCATTTTCCAATCTGCTGTCGGCGTAGCAGTGGGGGTAGGTGTACTGCTAGTCATTTTATTTACTCTGCTTCCACTTTTTATGGTTACACTTGGAGAAAAATTATTTTGGCCGTCTAAAAAAGTGGCTTCTCATAGCGATAATAAGCTGTGGGGATTTTTAGGAAAAAAGGCAGTGGCGCGACCGTTCGTGTTTTTAGTCATTACAGCGATTATTACCGTGCCTTTTATTGTAACGTACGACTCAAAAGTATCGTTTGATTCTACTGCTGAAATCAGCAGTGATTATAAATCTATAAAAGGACTAAAAGCTATCAGTGATGCACTGGGAGAAGGAAAAGCGTTTCCTGTCAATGTTATTATTAAAGGAGATAAAGAGTTAACAAAGGCGGATATTACTCCTTATTTAGGAAATATAAGCAAAGCAATTGAAAAAGTGGATCACGTGGATTCTGTCATGACTATCACACAGCCTACCGGAGAAAAGATCGATGATTTATATGTTAATTCACAGCTAGGCTCTGTATCAGACGGAATCAAAGATGCTATTAAAGGAATCGGAGATGTAGAAAAAGGATTAAGTGATGTTGAAAAAGGGCTAAATCAAATAGCTGACCAAACGGGTTCTGCTTCTAAAGAGAAATCTGGCGGGTTGCTTGCACCTGCTGCAGACGGGTTAGCTCAAATTAATCAACAGCTGCAGCTTGTCAGCACTCAGCTCTCTACAACAGGAAATGTGCAGCAAGCGGTTCCTCAGCTTGTTGCAATCAGTAAACAGCTTACTACCATTCAAACCGGTCTCCAACAAGCAAATGAGAATCTTTCAGCTCAGCAAGGTCAAGTTGGAACGTTATCAGACAGCATCAATCAGTTAGCAAAAGGCGTTAACAGTGCGAATGACGGACTGACGAAGATCTCAGATGGCTTAACAAAAGCAGCAGATATGCTTGATAACATGAGTGACAGCCCAACAGTTAGAGATACGGGGATTTATCTTCCAGCAGAAGTGATGAAAGATAAAGGGTTTAAACAATCCATCGATAACTATTCTTTTGCAGATGGAAAAGGAGTTAAGCTAAGTGTAGTGCTCGATCAAAATCCATATTCTGAAGAAGCTATTTCAACCGTAAAAAATATTGAAAAAGCGGTGGCAAGCGAAGTCGTTGATACGCCGTTTGAGCATACAGAAATTGTGTACGGAGGGGTATCGAGCTCAAATGCGGATTTAAAAGATTTATCTACAACGGATCTTTCACGCACAATGGTTATTATGATGATTGGACTGTTTATTGTGCTCACCATTTTATTCCGTTCAATGATAATGCCTGTATACATGATTGCTTCACTGCTGCTTACGTATTATACAGCAATGGGAATCTCAGAGCTTCTATTTGTGGATATAATGGGGAATGACGGAATCAGCTGGGCCGTGCCATTCTTTAGTTTTGTTATTTTGGTTGCCCTGGGAATTGACTATTCTATTTTCTTGTTAGACCGTTTTAACGAAGAAGTGAAAAGCGGCGTAGCAGAAGGGATGGTTACGTCCATGAGTAAGATGGGGTCGGTTATTATCACTGCTGCTATTATCTTAGCCGGAACGTTTGGAGCTATGATGCCATCAGGTGTATTAACACTTGTGCATGTAGCAACGGTTGTTATTATTGGTCTTTTACTTTATGGCCTTGTTATTCTTCCGCTTCTTATGCCAGCGATTGTCGTAACGCTTGGAGAAGGAAACTGGTGGCCGTTTCTTCGAAAAAAAGAAAAATACAAAGTAGAAGAATAA
- a CDS encoding MFS transporter, whose protein sequence is MNTMHANEQISKKDSFPIALISLTLGAFAIGMTEFVIMGILPNVAEDLHVSISTAGQLITSYALGVAIGAPILTIFTHRLPQKLLLCLLMLLFILGNAIAIIAPSYGILMGARLVTALCHGTFFGVGAVIASRLVQPHKRASAVATMMAGLTIANIIGVPVGTFIGQHLGWRASFGAITIMGIIAFIGIILFIPKLGQDKLTGLKQQFAAFAQPKLLVMLLLSAIGCGSLFTVFTYITPLLEDVTGVSEHSVTWILVLYGCGVTLGNVVGGKLADWKLMPSVVGIFAFLCIVLTIFTFTVKSPTAAIITLFFWGAAAFAVMPGIQVKIMNLAQEAPALASTSNHSFANLGNAFGAFFGGVIINHMGLTSLPWVGAIFVGTAFIISTCLFIVETRKKHSEQSS, encoded by the coding sequence ATGAATACAATGCATGCTAATGAGCAGATCAGTAAGAAAGATTCCTTTCCAATTGCTCTCATCTCGTTAACTCTTGGAGCTTTTGCTATTGGAATGACGGAATTTGTTATTATGGGGATACTGCCTAACGTTGCGGAAGACCTTCATGTTAGCATTTCGACTGCTGGCCAGCTAATTACAAGCTATGCTTTAGGAGTAGCAATCGGCGCGCCAATTTTAACCATTTTTACTCATCGACTTCCTCAAAAGCTTCTGCTTTGTTTACTCATGCTTTTATTTATTCTCGGAAATGCGATTGCTATTATTGCACCTAGCTATGGAATTTTAATGGGAGCTCGTTTAGTTACGGCATTATGTCACGGTACTTTCTTTGGAGTAGGCGCTGTTATTGCTTCACGGCTCGTACAACCTCATAAACGTGCAAGTGCTGTCGCAACGATGATGGCAGGTTTAACCATTGCAAATATAATCGGCGTTCCTGTGGGAACATTCATTGGGCAACACTTAGGCTGGAGAGCTTCGTTTGGGGCTATTACGATCATGGGGATTATTGCATTTATTGGTATTATTCTGTTTATCCCAAAGCTTGGTCAAGACAAATTAACGGGTCTAAAACAGCAGTTTGCTGCTTTTGCCCAACCAAAACTTCTTGTGATGCTTCTTTTAAGCGCAATAGGATGCGGCAGTTTATTTACTGTTTTTACGTACATTACACCGCTTCTTGAAGATGTTACAGGAGTAAGTGAACATAGCGTTACATGGATACTTGTATTATATGGATGCGGCGTTACGCTTGGAAACGTTGTTGGAGGCAAGCTTGCAGACTGGAAGTTAATGCCTTCCGTTGTAGGTATATTTGCTTTTCTTTGTATTGTGCTGACTATTTTTACGTTTACTGTTAAAAGCCCAACAGCAGCTATTATCACCCTGTTTTTCTGGGGAGCAGCAGCATTTGCTGTAATGCCTGGTATTCAAGTAAAAATCATGAACTTAGCACAGGAAGCACCTGCTTTAGCTTCTACTTCAAATCACTCATTTGCTAACTTAGGAAATGCTTTTGGCGCCTTTTTCGGAGGCGTAATTATTAATCATATGGGACTTACTTCACTTCCTTGGGTCGGCGCCATTTTTGTAGGAACTGCCTTTATTATCAGCACTTGTCTTTTTATTGTGGAAACACGCAAAAAGCATAGTGAACAATCTTCCTAA